A region from the Actinoplanes sp. OR16 genome encodes:
- a CDS encoding CdaR family transcriptional regulator has protein sequence MIEPLRDVRSYRLPEDVVAPLRQGLPEVAVQCIAAITMEVPAYAEAFAGELKHKIERAVQAALGTFFDLVSRPGADGGVPLRAALSGAYALGRGEARSGRSLDALLAAYRVGARVSWRELAAISVGTGQEAAVVADFAEMVFAYIDELSAASVAGHADELAATGRIRMRHLQELAQALVAGEPAHVLQAAAEQAEWTPPQTLTAIMLPERAARWVIDLLDARTLQLADAVPELPGMTVLLVPDPQGESRPTLFRLLTGHSATIGPTRPWLEAQSSVNRAIRVHELCRPAGGGVVDTEDHLATVVVTADPSALADLRTRALAPLAGERGAAAAKLIETLRSWLLHQGRREDVAAELFVHPQTVRYRMARLRELYGDRLKEPEWVLALTIALAIPPPADA, from the coding sequence GCCATCACCATGGAGGTTCCGGCGTACGCCGAGGCGTTCGCCGGCGAACTCAAGCACAAGATCGAGCGGGCCGTGCAGGCCGCTCTCGGGACCTTCTTCGACCTGGTGTCACGTCCCGGGGCCGACGGCGGGGTGCCGTTGCGAGCGGCGTTGAGCGGCGCCTACGCCCTCGGCCGGGGAGAGGCTCGTTCGGGTCGGAGCCTCGACGCGCTGCTGGCGGCGTACCGGGTAGGTGCTCGTGTCTCCTGGCGGGAACTCGCCGCGATCAGCGTCGGCACCGGTCAGGAGGCGGCGGTCGTCGCGGACTTCGCCGAGATGGTGTTCGCCTACATCGACGAACTCTCCGCCGCGAGCGTGGCCGGGCACGCCGACGAGCTGGCCGCGACCGGCCGGATCCGGATGCGTCACCTCCAAGAACTCGCCCAGGCGCTGGTCGCGGGGGAGCCGGCGCACGTCCTTCAGGCCGCCGCCGAGCAGGCCGAGTGGACACCGCCGCAGACGCTCACCGCGATCATGCTCCCGGAACGGGCGGCGCGCTGGGTCATCGATCTGCTGGATGCGCGGACGCTGCAGCTCGCCGACGCCGTGCCGGAGCTGCCGGGGATGACGGTGCTGCTCGTCCCCGATCCGCAGGGCGAGAGCCGGCCCACCCTGTTCCGGCTGCTCACCGGGCACAGCGCGACCATCGGGCCGACCCGGCCGTGGCTGGAGGCGCAGAGCTCGGTGAACCGCGCGATCCGGGTGCACGAGCTGTGCCGGCCGGCCGGCGGGGGAGTGGTCGACACCGAGGACCACCTGGCGACCGTGGTGGTGACGGCGGATCCCAGCGCGCTGGCGGACCTGCGTACCCGGGCTCTCGCGCCCCTCGCCGGGGAACGGGGCGCGGCCGCCGCGAAACTCATCGAGACGCTGCGCAGCTGGCTGCTGCACCAGGGGCGGCGAGAGGACGTGGCCGCGGAGCTGTTCGTGCACCCGCAGACGGTGCGTTACCGGATGGCGCGGCTGCGGGAGCTGTACGGCGACCGTCTCAAGGAACCGGAGTGGGTGCTCGCGCTGACGATCGCCCTCGCGATCCCGCCGCCCGCCGACGCGTGA
- a CDS encoding sensor histidine kinase, which produces MSDSSPGGSAAVPPRGGPLRGGPLWGGRLRGGRLRAVFKKHAIDVAAILVSCFCALLLAGSAESTGRIQGDETFWALLLGFAGSLSLWWRRSNTLAVAFFLTALSVLTETIAFAGLATLYTLVVRRRTRAALLIVVLNTATGVVYSLRRPDVELPLLAELVLNAALLTAAIAVAVAVRSRYELVESLRLRAEQAEDHARLRADRLRALERERIAREMHDSIAHRISLVSLHAGALQLRRDLTPDETAQAAATIRKSAHEALEELRAILGVLRAGDDDSGLRPQPDLTHLDDLLAEARAAGVRVRTDNRLNGTPVSPALGRTVYRLVQEGLTNAGKHNPATTPVHLLLEPTPDGELHVHLSNPLLSPPAGRDGQSGVPGAHAGLLGLTERVGLAGGRLRHGVRASPDAGLTFDLEAWLPWPKT; this is translated from the coding sequence ATGAGCGACTCCTCGCCGGGCGGATCGGCGGCCGTGCCGCCGCGTGGTGGTCCTCTGCGTGGTGGTCCTCTGTGGGGCGGTCGTCTGCGGGGCGGTCGTCTGCGGGCGGTGTTCAAGAAGCATGCGATCGACGTCGCGGCCATCCTGGTCTCCTGCTTCTGCGCGTTGTTGCTCGCCGGATCGGCCGAGTCGACCGGCCGGATCCAGGGCGACGAGACGTTCTGGGCGCTTCTCCTCGGATTCGCCGGCTCGCTGTCACTGTGGTGGCGGCGCAGCAATACGCTCGCCGTGGCGTTCTTCCTGACGGCGCTCAGCGTCCTCACCGAGACGATCGCGTTCGCCGGGCTGGCCACCCTCTACACGCTGGTCGTCCGCCGCCGCACCCGGGCCGCGCTGCTGATCGTGGTGCTGAACACCGCGACCGGCGTCGTCTACTCCCTGCGCCGTCCCGACGTCGAGCTGCCGCTCCTCGCCGAGCTCGTCCTCAACGCCGCGCTGCTCACCGCCGCGATCGCGGTCGCCGTGGCGGTCCGCTCACGGTACGAACTGGTCGAGTCGCTGCGCCTGCGCGCCGAGCAGGCCGAAGACCATGCCCGCCTGCGCGCCGACCGGCTCCGGGCCCTGGAGCGCGAGCGGATCGCCAGGGAGATGCACGATTCGATCGCCCACCGCATCTCCCTGGTCAGCCTGCACGCCGGCGCGCTCCAACTCCGCCGCGACCTGACACCCGACGAGACGGCACAGGCCGCCGCGACGATCCGGAAGAGCGCCCACGAGGCCCTCGAAGAGCTGCGCGCCATCCTCGGCGTCCTGCGTGCCGGCGACGACGACAGCGGCCTGCGCCCCCAACCCGACCTGACCCACCTCGACGACCTGCTCGCCGAGGCCCGGGCAGCGGGCGTACGTGTGCGGACCGATAACCGTCTCAACGGCACCCCGGTGTCGCCGGCCCTCGGCCGCACGGTCTACCGCCTGGTACAGGAAGGATTGACGAACGCCGGCAAACACAATCCGGCGACGACCCCGGTCCATCTCCTGCTGGAGCCGACCCCCGACGGCGAACTCCACGTCCACCTCTCCAATCCGCTGCTGTCCCCGCCGGCGGGCCGTGACGGGCAGTCGGGGGTTCCCGGAGCACACGCCGGACTTCTCGGCCTGACCGAACGCGTCGGACTCGCCGGTGGCCGCCTCCGGCATGGCGTGCGCGCGTCCCCGGACGCCGGCCTCACCTTCGACCTGGAAGCCTGGCTCCCATGGCCGAAGACGTGA
- a CDS encoding response regulator transcription factor, with protein MAEDVTSEQDERDAQGEQGEQGEQGDWDAPGESGEGRVIRVLIADDDPLVRVGLSLVLGAGPDIRVVGEAADGVEAVAAARRLRPDVVLMDVRMPRMDGLAATEELRRDGATPAIVVLTTFDTDDYLLGALRLGANGFLLKDIAPTEILDAVRRAAAGEPILAPAVVPRLIEHAVGRGSGAGSGSLDRLTERERDVAEAIATGASNAEIGRDLHMSVPTVKAYVSRLLEKLKCANRVQIAILVHESRRR; from the coding sequence ATGGCCGAAGACGTGACCTCCGAGCAGGACGAGCGGGACGCACAGGGCGAGCAGGGCGAGCAGGGCGAGCAGGGCGACTGGGACGCGCCGGGCGAGTCGGGCGAGGGCCGGGTGATCCGGGTGCTCATCGCCGATGATGATCCGCTGGTTCGGGTGGGGTTGTCGCTGGTTCTGGGGGCCGGGCCGGACATCCGGGTCGTCGGGGAGGCGGCGGATGGCGTCGAGGCTGTGGCGGCGGCGCGGAGGTTGAGGCCTGACGTCGTGCTCATGGACGTCCGGATGCCTCGGATGGACGGGCTCGCCGCCACGGAGGAGCTGCGGCGGGACGGGGCCACGCCGGCGATCGTGGTGCTGACCACGTTCGACACGGACGACTACCTGCTCGGGGCTCTCCGGCTCGGCGCCAACGGGTTCCTGCTCAAGGACATCGCCCCCACCGAGATCCTGGACGCGGTGCGGCGGGCCGCAGCGGGTGAGCCGATCCTCGCGCCCGCGGTGGTGCCCCGTCTCATCGAGCACGCGGTCGGCCGGGGGAGTGGCGCCGGGTCGGGCTCGCTGGACCGGCTGACCGAGCGGGAACGGGATGTGGCCGAGGCGATCGCCACCGGTGCGTCCAATGCGGAGATCGGCCGGGACCTGCACATGAGCGTGCCCACGGTGAAGGCGTACGTCTCCCGCCTCCTGGAGAAGCTGAAGTGCGCGAACCGGGTGCAGATCGCGATCCTCGTCCACGAGTCCCGCCGGCGCTGA
- a CDS encoding methionine ABC transporter ATP-binding protein, which yields MIEISGLHKSYRSRQRTVNAVAGVDLSVGEGEVYGVLGQSGAGKSTLLRCVNMLEKPDAGTVEVDGVDLTKLRRKELRIARHGIGMIHQHFALLSSRTVAANVAFALEITGTPRAERHRRVAELLDLVGLTERADAYPAQLSGGQKQRVGIARALAARPKVLLSDEATSALDPETTDSILRLLLDLNKRLGLTILLITHEMTVVKRICTSAAVMRDGRFVESGRVADLLREDSELARDLFPIEAPTAIPGSTVIDVTVSGENADRPILSELARKLDFDVQILAGSVETLAATRAGRWRLALPGEDNREAVDFLRRSGALVEVAK from the coding sequence GTGATTGAAATCAGCGGTCTGCACAAGTCGTACCGCTCACGCCAGCGAACGGTCAATGCCGTCGCCGGTGTCGACCTGTCCGTGGGCGAGGGCGAGGTGTACGGCGTCCTCGGCCAGAGCGGCGCCGGCAAGAGCACGTTGCTGCGGTGCGTCAACATGCTGGAGAAGCCGGACGCCGGCACGGTCGAGGTCGACGGTGTCGATCTGACGAAGCTGCGCCGCAAGGAGCTGCGGATCGCCCGGCACGGCATCGGGATGATCCACCAGCATTTCGCGCTGTTGTCGTCGCGCACCGTGGCAGCGAACGTCGCTTTCGCACTGGAGATCACCGGGACGCCGAGGGCCGAGCGTCACCGGAGGGTCGCCGAGCTGCTCGACCTCGTCGGGCTGACCGAGCGCGCCGACGCGTACCCGGCCCAGCTGTCCGGCGGCCAGAAACAGCGTGTCGGCATCGCCCGGGCTCTCGCGGCACGGCCGAAGGTGCTGCTCTCCGACGAGGCGACGTCCGCGCTCGACCCGGAGACGACGGATTCGATCCTGCGGCTGCTGCTCGACCTGAACAAACGCCTCGGGCTGACGATCCTGCTGATCACGCACGAGATGACCGTGGTGAAGCGGATCTGCACGTCGGCGGCGGTGATGCGGGACGGCCGGTTCGTCGAGTCGGGGCGGGTCGCCGACCTGCTGCGCGAGGACTCCGAGCTGGCCCGTGACCTGTTCCCGATCGAGGCGCCGACCGCGATCCCCGGCTCGACGGTGATCGACGTGACGGTGAGTGGCGAGAATGCGGATCGCCCGATTCTGAGTGAGCTCGCCAGAAAGCTCGACTTCGACGTACAGATCCTGGCGGGGTCGGTGGAAACGCTCGCCGCGACGCGCGCCGGAAGGTGGAGGCTCGCCCTCCCCGGCGAGGACAACCGCGAAGCCGTCGACTTCCTTCGTAGATCGGGCGCGCTCGTGGAGGTCGCGAAATGA
- a CDS encoding methionine ABC transporter permease, which yields MTWEETFELLGTGFQETAWMVGVATLLTAIGGLLIGVLLILTDKGGLLEARPVNAVLGVIVNVGRSLPFIILLVAIIPFTRLVVGTTIGTDAAIVPLTIGAIPFFARIVESALREVPPDVVSAAVAMGATRTQIVGKVLLREAMPALVAGLTITVIAIIGYSAMAGTVGGGGLGDLAIRYGYQRFETEVMIATVVALVIFVQLVQMVGDVLVRRLSHR from the coding sequence ATGACCTGGGAAGAAACGTTCGAGCTGCTCGGCACCGGATTCCAGGAGACCGCCTGGATGGTGGGGGTGGCGACGCTGCTGACGGCGATCGGCGGCCTGCTGATCGGCGTGCTGCTGATCCTCACCGACAAGGGCGGGCTGCTGGAGGCGCGCCCGGTCAACGCGGTGCTCGGTGTGATCGTCAACGTCGGCCGCTCGCTGCCGTTCATCATCCTGCTCGTGGCGATCATCCCGTTCACCCGGCTGGTGGTCGGCACCACGATCGGCACCGACGCGGCGATCGTGCCGCTGACCATCGGCGCCATCCCGTTCTTCGCCCGGATCGTCGAGTCCGCCCTGCGTGAGGTCCCGCCAGACGTGGTCAGCGCGGCCGTCGCGATGGGCGCCACCCGGACGCAGATCGTCGGCAAGGTGCTGCTCCGCGAGGCGATGCCGGCCCTGGTCGCCGGCCTGACCATCACCGTGATCGCGATCATCGGCTACTCCGCGATGGCCGGCACGGTCGGCGGCGGCGGCCTCGGCGACCTCGCGATCCGCTACGGCTACCAGCGCTTCGAGACCGAAGTCATGATCGCGACGGTCGTGGCCCTGGTGATCTTCGTCCAGCTTGTCCAGATGGTGGGCGACGTCCTCGTCCGCCGGCTCTCCCATAGATGA
- a CDS encoding MetQ/NlpA family ABC transporter substrate-binding protein — protein sequence MRRRSLAVLAAASLLLGGLAACGSSSDESGDSDVLKVGVSPVPHGEILKYVSDNLAAAEGLKLEIVEFNDYIQPNVALSEKQIDANYFQHIPYLEEEVAAKGYKFTALKPVHIEPLGVYSKTVKAIADVPNGGVVAIPNDPSNSGRSLSLLAKNGLITLKDGVGVKATEKDITANPKNLQFKSLEAAQLPRSLEDTAISVINGNYAIETGLKPSADALALETGDDNPYANLVVVRTGDETDARIVKLEKLLHSAEVKKFIEDKYQGSVLAAF from the coding sequence ATGCGCCGCCGCTCCCTCGCCGTGCTCGCCGCCGCTTCGCTCCTTCTCGGAGGCCTGGCCGCGTGCGGATCCTCCTCCGACGAATCCGGTGACTCGGACGTCTTGAAGGTCGGCGTCAGCCCGGTCCCGCACGGCGAGATCCTGAAGTACGTCTCCGACAACCTCGCCGCCGCCGAAGGCCTCAAGCTGGAGATCGTCGAGTTCAACGACTACATCCAGCCGAACGTCGCCCTCAGCGAGAAGCAGATCGACGCCAACTACTTCCAGCACATCCCGTACCTGGAGGAGGAGGTCGCCGCGAAGGGCTACAAGTTCACCGCGCTCAAGCCGGTGCACATCGAGCCGCTCGGCGTCTACTCCAAGACCGTCAAGGCGATCGCCGATGTCCCGAACGGCGGCGTCGTCGCGATCCCGAACGACCCGTCGAACTCGGGCCGCTCGCTCAGCCTGCTCGCCAAGAACGGCCTGATCACGCTGAAGGACGGCGTCGGCGTCAAGGCGACCGAGAAGGACATCACCGCGAACCCGAAGAACCTGCAGTTCAAGTCCCTGGAGGCGGCTCAGCTCCCGCGCAGCCTCGAGGACACCGCGATCTCGGTGATCAACGGCAACTACGCGATCGAGACCGGCCTCAAGCCGTCGGCCGACGCGCTGGCGCTGGAGACCGGCGACGACAACCCGTACGCCAACCTGGTCGTCGTCCGCACCGGCGACGAGACCGACGCGCGGATCGTCAAGCTGGAGAAGCTGCTGCACTCGGCCGAGGTGAAGAAGTTCATCGAGGACAAGTACCAGGGCTCCGTGCTCGCGGCGTTCTGA
- a CDS encoding lytic polysaccharide monooxygenase — translation MRKLLALFAVAVVGAAGSLLAASPAAAHGYVSSPPSRQALCAQGVMSCGQIKYEPQSVEGPKGLKTCNANVAGFAELNDDSKGWPATNVSTSQTFTWVNTARHATANWEYWIGGTRVASFSGNNQQPPATLSHTVNLSGYSGRQKILAVWNISDTANAFYSCIDVNVGGSGGGTPTTPPPTGNCGGVSAWASSTVYVGGNFATYNGRKWKAQWWTQGETPGVASVWVDQGAC, via the coding sequence ATGCGCAAGTTGCTCGCCCTGTTCGCGGTCGCCGTGGTCGGCGCCGCCGGATCGTTGCTGGCGGCATCCCCGGCAGCGGCGCACGGGTACGTCTCCTCGCCGCCCAGCAGGCAGGCTCTCTGCGCACAGGGAGTGATGTCGTGCGGGCAGATCAAGTATGAGCCGCAGAGCGTCGAAGGGCCGAAGGGGCTCAAGACGTGCAATGCGAACGTGGCCGGGTTCGCGGAGCTCAACGACGACAGCAAGGGCTGGCCGGCCACGAATGTCAGCACGTCACAGACCTTCACCTGGGTCAACACGGCACGGCACGCGACGGCCAACTGGGAATACTGGATTGGCGGCACCCGGGTCGCGTCGTTCAGCGGGAACAACCAGCAGCCGCCGGCGACGCTGTCACACACGGTGAATCTGAGCGGATATTCGGGGCGGCAGAAGATCCTTGCCGTATGGAATATCTCGGACACCGCGAATGCGTTCTACTCGTGCATCGACGTCAATGTCGGCGGGAGTGGCGGCGGTACTCCGACGACGCCGCCGCCCACCGGGAATTGCGGCGGAGTGAGCGCGTGGGCGAGCTCGACCGTCTATGTCGGCGGGAACTTCGCTACCTACAACGGCCGCAAGTGGAAGGCCCAGTGGTGGACGCAGGGCGAGACGCCGGGCGTCGCGAGCGTCTGGGTGGATCAGGGAGCCTGCTAG
- a CDS encoding Lrp/AsnC family transcriptional regulator, with protein MTDLPKDVRGLDHIDLELLSLLRADGRMPNNALADRVGIAPSTCLTRVRRLRELGAIRGFHADVDPAWIGRPIQAMIAVRIRSDARDGIGKFAESLAGIPAVRDVYFVSGSYDFLLHVAAADVDDLRNVITERLSSTRLVAGTETYLIFEHRRGA; from the coding sequence GTGACCGATCTTCCGAAGGATGTTCGAGGCCTCGATCACATCGATCTGGAACTGCTGAGCCTGCTGCGGGCCGACGGCCGGATGCCGAACAACGCCCTCGCCGACCGTGTCGGCATCGCCCCATCGACGTGCCTCACCCGGGTGCGGCGACTGCGGGAGCTCGGGGCGATCCGCGGCTTCCACGCCGACGTCGACCCGGCCTGGATCGGCCGCCCCATCCAGGCGATGATCGCTGTTCGAATTCGGTCAGACGCCCGGGACGGCATCGGCAAGTTCGCCGAGTCGCTCGCCGGGATCCCCGCCGTCCGGGACGTCTACTTCGTCTCCGGCTCCTACGACTTCCTGCTCCACGTGGCAGCAGCCGACGTCGACGACCTGCGCAATGTGATCACGGAGCGGCTGAGCAGCACGCGCCTCGTCGCAGGCACCGAAACGTACCTGATCTTCGAACACCGGCGCGGCGCCTGA
- the ald gene encoding alanine dehydrogenase, with product MRVGVPEEVKNHEYRVAITPAGVVELVRHGHEVLIQAGAGVGSAITDEDYIAAGATIAPDADAVWDAADMVLKVKEPIASEYHRLRSGQVLFTYLHLAADAEGTNALLNSGTTAIAYETVQLTDGSLPLLAPMSEVAGRLAPQVGAYSLMRNSGGRGVLPGGVPGVSPAKVTVIGGGVSGVNAATIALGLGADVTVLDLSIPRLRQIDAQFGGRVKTLVSSSLAIEQSVIEADLVIGAVLVPGAKAPTLVSNDLVKRMKPGSVLVDIAIDQGGCFEDSRPTTHQDPVYQVHESVFYCVANMPGAVPNTSTYALTNATLPYVLRLADLGWKDALRADPALALGLNVHAGTLTNDLVGAALGLPTEQISTILA from the coding sequence ATGCGCGTCGGCGTGCCCGAAGAGGTCAAGAACCACGAGTACCGGGTGGCCATCACCCCGGCCGGCGTGGTCGAGCTGGTACGCCACGGCCACGAGGTGCTGATCCAGGCCGGCGCCGGGGTGGGTTCCGCGATCACCGACGAGGACTACATCGCTGCCGGCGCCACGATCGCCCCGGACGCCGACGCGGTCTGGGACGCGGCCGACATGGTCCTCAAGGTCAAGGAGCCGATCGCCTCCGAGTACCACCGTCTGCGGTCCGGCCAGGTGCTCTTCACGTACCTGCACCTCGCGGCCGACGCCGAGGGGACGAATGCGCTGCTCAACAGCGGGACGACGGCGATCGCGTACGAGACCGTGCAGCTCACCGACGGCTCGCTGCCGCTGCTCGCCCCGATGTCCGAGGTCGCCGGGCGGCTCGCACCGCAGGTCGGCGCGTACAGCCTGATGCGCAACAGCGGCGGCCGCGGCGTGCTCCCCGGCGGCGTCCCGGGCGTCTCACCTGCCAAGGTCACCGTCATCGGCGGTGGCGTCTCCGGCGTCAACGCGGCCACCATCGCCCTCGGCCTCGGCGCCGACGTGACCGTTCTTGATCTGAGCATTCCGCGTCTGCGCCAGATCGACGCGCAGTTCGGCGGCCGGGTGAAGACGCTCGTGTCGAGCTCCCTCGCGATCGAGCAGTCGGTCATCGAGGCCGACCTCGTGATCGGCGCGGTCCTGGTGCCCGGCGCGAAAGCCCCGACGCTCGTCAGCAACGACCTCGTCAAGCGCATGAAGCCCGGCTCGGTCCTCGTCGACATCGCCATCGACCAGGGCGGCTGCTTCGAGGACTCGCGCCCGACGACCCACCAGGACCCGGTCTACCAGGTCCACGAGTCGGTCTTCTACTGCGTCGCGAACATGCCCGGCGCGGTGCCGAACACATCGACGTACGCCCTCACGAACGCGACGCTCCCGTACGTCCTCCGCCTCGCCGACCTGGGCTGGAAGGACGCCCTCCGCGCGGACCCGGCACTCGCCCTCGGCCTCAACGTCCACGCCGGCACCTTGACGAACGACCTGGTCGGCGCCGCCCTCGGCCTCCCCACCGAGCAGATCAGCACCATCCTGGCCTAG
- a CDS encoding SDR family oxidoreductase, with protein sequence MDVLVAGGHGKIALRLLGLLAARGDRARGLIRKPSQAADLEAVGAIPVIGDLEADATLEPYVKGADAVVFAAGAGPGSGDARKATVDLGGAVKLTDAARALGVRRYVMISSIGADRPEAATGSMLPYLKAKADADRHLIESGLDYTITRPGSLTDDPGTGLVTLTTELGNRGPITRDDVAEVLAEILRTPSTIGTVAELFNGEVPITEAVKSLHP encoded by the coding sequence ATGGACGTTCTGGTAGCCGGCGGACACGGCAAGATCGCACTGCGGCTCCTCGGGCTGCTCGCCGCCCGGGGTGACCGCGCCCGCGGCCTGATCCGCAAGCCTTCGCAGGCCGCCGACCTGGAAGCGGTCGGCGCGATCCCGGTGATCGGCGATCTCGAGGCCGACGCGACCTTGGAGCCGTACGTGAAGGGCGCGGACGCGGTGGTCTTCGCGGCGGGCGCGGGCCCGGGCAGCGGCGACGCGCGCAAGGCGACGGTCGACCTGGGCGGCGCCGTCAAGCTCACCGACGCGGCGCGAGCCCTGGGCGTACGCCGCTACGTGATGATCAGTTCGATCGGAGCGGACCGCCCGGAGGCGGCGACGGGTTCGATGCTGCCCTACCTCAAGGCCAAGGCCGACGCCGACCGCCACCTGATCGAAAGCGGCCTCGACTACACCATCACCCGCCCCGGCTCGCTGACCGACGACCCCGGGACCGGCCTGGTCACGCTGACCACCGAACTGGGCAACCGAGGCCCGATAACCCGAGACGACGTGGCCGAAGTCCTAGCCGAAATCCTCCGCACCCCGTCCACGATCGGCACGGTCGCCGAACTCTTCAACGGCGAAGTCCCCATCACCGAAGCAGTCAAGTCCCTGCACCCCTGA
- a CDS encoding PH domain-containing protein, which translates to MSQTWGVTPAGKISTVAGGVVVTGYGFAVAGPVFGTVVLVVSALAIWLTAIRPSVTLTGDELIVRNPWGTTTVPLTDVKGFGGAYAGLSIERHSGGSVAAWAVQKSNAAKWSGKRTRADEVTDAIRQAAGMAGRRS; encoded by the coding sequence ATGAGCCAGACATGGGGCGTCACGCCGGCCGGGAAGATCAGCACGGTCGCGGGCGGTGTGGTGGTGACCGGCTACGGGTTCGCCGTCGCGGGACCGGTCTTCGGGACGGTCGTCCTGGTCGTCAGCGCGCTCGCGATCTGGCTGACCGCGATCCGGCCGTCGGTCACGCTGACCGGTGACGAGCTGATCGTGCGGAACCCGTGGGGTACGACCACCGTCCCGCTCACCGACGTGAAGGGGTTCGGCGGCGCCTATGCCGGGCTCAGCATCGAACGGCACTCGGGCGGCTCGGTCGCGGCCTGGGCGGTGCAGAAGTCGAACGCCGCCAAGTGGTCCGGCAAGCGAACCCGGGCCGACGAGGTGACCGACGCGATCCGCCAGGCGGCCGGAATGGCCGGCCGGCGCTCCTGA
- a CDS encoding TetR/AcrR family transcriptional regulator C-terminal domain-containing protein: MENRDVDRTLELLWRRTLGTPQGTRGPKKRVSVDEVIQAGIAVADEEGLPAFSMRKVADRLNLKLMSVYTYVPGRSELIGLMVDEVIGEHPHPPHHGDLRERLTGVAFHLWDEFHRHPWLLQVESSRPWIGPNSSDRYEWQLAAIENAGFSDLEMDQVVTMLGAYIAGSAQVSVTARRTAEQSGISDADWWAVNAPILERVMPPGAYPISGRVGTAAGEEYNAVGDPARTFRFGLDRLLDGVEALLAR, encoded by the coding sequence ATGGAGAATCGCGACGTCGACCGGACCTTGGAGCTGCTGTGGCGGCGCACCCTGGGAACTCCGCAGGGAACCCGGGGGCCGAAGAAGCGGGTCAGCGTCGACGAAGTGATCCAGGCGGGCATCGCCGTCGCCGACGAGGAGGGCCTGCCGGCGTTCTCGATGCGCAAGGTCGCTGATCGGCTGAACCTGAAACTGATGAGCGTCTACACGTACGTCCCTGGCCGCTCGGAATTGATCGGCCTCATGGTGGATGAGGTCATCGGCGAGCACCCGCATCCCCCGCACCACGGTGACCTGCGGGAACGCCTCACCGGCGTGGCCTTCCACCTATGGGACGAATTCCACCGGCACCCGTGGCTGCTGCAGGTGGAGAGCAGCCGTCCCTGGATCGGCCCCAACAGCTCCGATCGGTACGAGTGGCAGCTCGCCGCGATCGAGAACGCCGGCTTCAGCGACCTCGAGATGGACCAGGTCGTCACGATGCTGGGCGCCTACATCGCCGGTTCCGCGCAGGTCTCGGTCACGGCACGCCGCACCGCGGAGCAGTCGGGCATCTCGGACGCCGACTGGTGGGCGGTGAACGCGCCGATCCTGGAACGGGTCATGCCGCCGGGCGCGTATCCGATCTCCGGTCGCGTCGGCACCGCGGCAGGTGAGGAGTACAACGCCGTGGGCGATCCGGCGCGGACGTTCCGCTTCGGCCTGGACCGCCTCCTCGACGGCGTCGAGGCCTTGCTGGCACGGTAA